ttaaccatttttaagtgcacagttcagtggcattaagtatattcacactgttgtgtcatcatcaccaccatccatctccagaactttctcatcttcccaaactgacaTTCTATGCCCATTAAACACTAACCTTTTTCCGCTCCCCCATTCTCCCgtccctccccccaaaccctccccaccaccatccatacctgctgtctctgtgtctctgactCCTGTAGGGACCTCCTGTGAGTGTGGTCATATAGCATTTAACCTTCTGTCTCTGGCTTATGTCACTGAGCATAACGTCCTCAAGGTTTAGCTACTTCGTAGCAGGCAtctaatttccttcctttttaaggctgagtaatattccatcgtGTGAATGGACacttcatccattcatctgttgatggatgaTTGTGAAtcgtgctgctgtgaacattcatgtacctGTTTTGATGTAGACACATATTCATGTCTCCTGGGCATAGACCGAGGAGTGCAATTTGTTGGTAATTTAATCTTCAATGGAACTGCAAGACTTTTCCAAATTTTCCATTCCTATCAGCAGCATAGGAGCGTTCAAAATTCTCCCCATTCTCAGCAAGGCTTGCTGTtgtgtcttttttgttttaaaccctcacctgaggacagagagagagagagagagagagagagagagagagagagatggattggGTTACCTTCCATACGCTCCCTGACTGAGGgtcaaacccgaaacccaggtaagtgctctgaccaggaatcgacccaGCAGCCTTTCGGCGCCCTGGACagtgttcagccactgagccgctCTGGTTAAGGCTGCGGTGTCTTTTGTGTTATAGTCAtcctgtgggtgggaggaggtttttacatttttaaagggttattaaaaaaaagtgaggtTGATTTATTTAGTCTCTGGATTTAATGGCTAATGACTAATGTGGACTTTAGGCCAAGCCTGAAAATTTACTGTTGTGCCCTGAGCAGAGAGTTTGCTGCGCCCCGCAGGAGGTCAGCGTGCCCTACGCTGTCCCTGAGCTTCCCAGGAAAGGGCAGTGTTCCAGTCCCACCTCCCTTGGTGTCCAAATAACAGGTCCTGCATCATCACTTGTGCAGAAAGGCCCTTTCTCTGGGACCCGTGTCGCCTCCCTGTTCCTGGCTCCCACTCTGGGCTCTCCTGTCTTGAGCCCTGTCTTGGCCCCACCTTGACTATGGGCTCATGCTTGGAGGCCGGCAGTGGCCCCAGTCACCTTGCCTCATCCCTGTGAACATGTGCAGGTCTCTGGGAGCTTGACCAGCCTGTGCCAGTGTCAGCCACGCCTcacctctgccttctctcctccctcctacaGTCCAAGGAATCCTCCTCCGTGCTGAGCTGCGACATCTCTGGGAATAACAAGTACATTGTGACGGGCTCAGGGGATAAGAAAGCCACGGTGTATGAGGTGGTCTACTGACAGAACCCCCTTCCTGCACTCGTggggagagggtgtgcaggagaggcCCCAGCACCCCCTCTCTAGTTGTACCTGTGGGCGCCGGATCTCATCTGCTCTCTGGCCAACCCCTCACATCTTCCCTTGCTGGGTGTGGGGCCAGATGGGCAGAGGGACTTTGgggaaataaatgtatttgtcACAATTTCCTTCTGTCCTGGGCTGGGGAATTGGGCTCTGTTGCTTTAATTGGGCAGCTGTTATTGAAGAAAGgtcactttctagctgtgtgggTGTCTTTCTCCTCCCTAATCTGGATGAGATCATTCATTATGTGTGAAATACTGTGTTGTATTGGGCAGTGTGGCTTAAGTCATGCCATGTAACAAACAGCCCCCAggtctcagtggttgaacacaaTAGATATTTCTCAGGCAAGTCCATGTGGCATTTGGGGCTCAACTCCAGGTACACTCAGGGCTCCAGGCTGGTGGTTTCACCACCTCGATATGTCACTTCAGGGTCCAACATACCAGGAAGATGGGTCATACATGGCTTTTAAACCCCTAGCCCAAGAGTTGCACATGATCACTTTTAGTCCAGCCTTTTGAACGGAATCATCCCAAGACACTGCCCATTTACAAAGGGTTGGGGTTTACAGTGGAGCATGTGGTGTTTGGGGTGGCATCCTGTTTCCTTTGAGGCCCAGAGATAACGCCTACGAGCCTGGCACATGATGCCTGGCCCACTGTCATCATCACAGCGAAAGTCCCAGTCCCAGAGGAGGTGGCTAAGCCAAGAGGTAAGGGAGGAAGGGTCACCAAAGACAAAGGGAACAACATGTGCAGAGACTCAGGTAAGGAAGAGCTTGGCCTGGTGAAAAccaggagggcggggggggggggggggggcgcgttccTCCTCAGCTACAAGAGGAGTTAGGTCTCCAGATGGAGCTTAAGCAGAGAAAGCCACGGAAGTAGGAGccagagaggggcagggctggtagGGGTGGTGACAATCAGATCTGGGTTCTGGAAGCTCCCTCAAGCTGCCACCAGGACCATGGAGTAGAAGGGGCTGGGGGACCGAGCAGGGAAGCTGCTGGGACCTTCCGGAGGGAGATGGCAGGGTGACAGGGTCCCTGCTGGAAACAAAAGCCACCCCCAGGTGGAGTTTCTGCAGATTCTTTATGGAGAAGGATAATTCTGTGGTGGAGGGAGCTACACCTGTTGGCACCGCTTGGGACTCCTTATCCTGGAAGGACAGGTGAGCAAATGGTGCTACGGGAGTCCCACTGGGAGGGTGAGAAGCTCTGGTCTAGTCAGACAGGGCGTTTTCAAAAGGACCGAGAACTCCATCCCTGGAATTGTGCAGGAAGCGGCAGAAAAACATCTCTGTGAGATGAGGAGAGATTAGCTCAGGGGAGTGTTCCATATCCCCCCTGCCTCCCAAGTGGGGGTTAGTTGCCCTTTTTTTTAatgcccttggtcggaatcgaacccgggacccttcagtccataggccagggctctatccactgagccaaaccacccagGGCTAGGGGTTGGTGGCGTTGATCAGATCTCAGAGAATGTGGGCTCAAAGGCTCAGAGACCCAGGCTGGACAAAGTCCTTCCCCATCTTCACAAGACGGCCAGGGCACGCGACGCAGAACCCGGGCAGCTCTGCTTTTTCCAGTTGCTTTATTACACGTGACAAAGACCACCGGCCCACCCATCATGACCCTCCACCGCTTCCCCCTcattggggggggaaaggacccCGAGTTGAGATGGCAGTAGTGAGCCCTTAGTACATGATCTGGTACACCGAGGCATGGTCCCTGGACCCCGTGGCAATCAGGCGGTTGTTAGAGGAAACGTCACAGCACATGACGGAAGTTCTCTCGGGAACCTGGGAGGGTTGGAGCACAGCAGGGGAGGCGCACTCACCCTGGCCCCTACCCGGGCCTGTCAGTTCAAATGCGGTCCCTGTGGGCCCTTGGCACTGGGACTCCTGGCCTAAGCaccgccggccccacccccaggcctccatGGTACCTGGAACTGCAAGGTTCCTCTGGGCATGCTGTAGATGCTGACCAGGTTGTCCATCCCCACGCTCACCCACCACTGGcctggaaggaggcagaggggcaCCAAGTCAAAACTGGCAGCGGAGGGCCACACTCCTGGGGATCCGGGAAATGGAggaacccccacctcccacctgtccCCTAGCAGCAATATGAGAGGCTCAGGCTGATGAAGGGtagaggggaggaaggggctcAGGGCAGGTCAGAGAGGCCGGGCCCAGTCAGAGTGGGGTGGGGCCCcgtgggtggctgggggccacaCAGTACTCCCCCACTCACCGAGAGGGGAGAACTTGAGACCGAGGATGGTGCTGTTCTTACAGCCCACCATGTGCTTCTGGCCCCCGAGGGTGGACTGCAGCCACTGCTGGCCATTGGCTGTGCCCACCAGAACCCAGTCCTCccgggggctgggggacaggctTATTATCTGGGGGTAGGTGGCAGGAAAGAACCTGGtcagggcccagcctggcccaggaggTGGGCAACAGTATGGGAACCAACCCCAGGGGCTGACCATCTGCCCATTTCCTGGTTGCAAGGCCCCAACAAGCAACTCTACATCTCCAAGCCTTGGTTtgctcatctgtagaatgggcgGGTCCTCTCTACTTTATGAAATTATCACAAAGACTGTGAAAGTATCCAATGCTATTTGGGCAACAGGAAAGAACATTTCTAATGGCCCCTATTCTTCCCAGCACCACCAAGACTTGGGGTACCATTATCCCCCCACCCTACCTCACAGCATCCACCTCCTCCTCTAGCCCAAGACCCAGCTGCTACCTGGCCAAGCAGGCCCCATCCCAGCCAGCACACCTGAGACTCAAATTGGTATTCCCGGGGCTCCTTGGTCCTCAGGTCCCAGCACCGTAGGCAGGCATCGAGACCCCCGGTCCAGATGTTATTGTCTTTGACAACAATGCTCTTGGCTCCATTCGTAGGGCCTGGCAGGTCCCTGGCCAGGAGAGGCAGCAGAAGGGGGTTGGAACTGAGACTCTAAGCTTTGGGCCCAAGGAACATCACTCACCCAACCATCCCCagctgacagatggggaaactgagatagACAAAAAATACCAGGACTGGGGGCTTTGAGGAAACAGCCCAGCCCagtcaagatttgaacccaggtcttcaACCCTCTCAGATCTGAGTTCAAGCAGGCAAAGGCGTTAACCTGGGGACTGCTGAGTCCCTGCTCAGCAGATGATGTCTGAAGGGGCTCTCAGGATGACCCCGCCCACCCCGGGGTCACACCTGACCACACTGTGGTTCCGCAAGTCCCAGATCCTGATGGTGCCTTCGGTGAAGCTGGCAATGGCCAGGCTGTCCTCCAGGTTGGCAGCCAGGGCCTGACAAGTGAGATCTGCAGCGGGTAGCTCATCTCGTATGTGCAGGGAGGATGCCATCAGGTCCCAAACGCTCACGCTGGCCAGGTTGTGGCCGCCCGTCAGCAGCGTCGTGCTGTTGGAGAACAGCAGGCAGGTGCGCAGGTAGGCCCCCGGGgtctgggaagggcagaggcacAGGTGAGCGTCCTGCCCTCCCGGGGGCTCTTCCTGCTCCCACAAGCCTCGCCCCCTGGAACCAGCCCCACGCTCACCTGGACACGCAGGTGGCTGACGGGGAATATGTCCTCCACCACCTGGCCGGCCAGGCTCCACACCTTGATGCCACTCCTGCTGCAGGTGAACACGTGCCGCGTGAAGCTGCTCACCGCGGTGGCCAGCACGGACTCCCCGTGCTTCAGCGTCCGCATCAGCCTCATCCTGTGTGGGATGGCCAGCTTCTTGGGTTGCCAGGGCAAGGCATCTGGCCTCTTCCATGTGACTTCGAAGTCCTCAGGGTCCCAGCATCTTAGGAGGGGAGACCTAGGGGTCACTGGCCTGCCTGCGAGCCCCTTTGCCCAAAGGGGGGCACCCATCAAGGCCCTAGagggacttttttctttttcggatGTGGGGATTTTCTCTCAGGCCTTCTCTCCCCACTACACTACCCTTTCCCATCTCCTGCCCACACCCCTCCAAGTATTCTCCCTGTCCCATAACCAAATACTGCGCCCGTCTGCCTGCAATGATTTGCCCCCTGGAAaactcctgctcatccttcaaGGTCCCAGCCACTATGCCCTTCTTCCAGGCAAACTGTCTCTCCCACATCGGGCTCCCCTAGCTTCAGACCGCAAGGCTGGGGATGCCTGCCTCCAGCTCGGAAacagcctctccccctccccctccccattccaTGGGAGTTGCCTCCTCCAATCCCTTGAACCTGGGCTGGTCATGTGGGTAGGGATAGTGATGCTGGTATGAAAGTAACTCGAGTTTCCCATCCCTACCCAGACCCCTCTTCTCCAGTTACTGAAGACGGTATGGCGGTGATGGGGAGGGTGAGGACATGCCTGTACCTCTGGGCTCCTCCACCTCCCGGGGACAGAGGTACAGGTAGGAGAGGCAGGTCTAACACTTACATGGGCTTCAGAAAGCGATAGGTTCTCCTAGCAGGCTCCTGCGGGGGGACCAAGATCAAAGCTAAGCCACGTTGGCTCGCTCTGCCCGAGGCCCAGACTTTCAATGCAGGGGCATCTCATGCCTGGCTCCTGCCTGGGTCTTACCTGGGCCACACGGGACAGCATCACCCCTTGTGCCATGCCTGGCCCTATGCTCCCTTCTGGGAAACCTGGAGGGGAGATGTGGAAGGGCACAGGTGGGCGGAGAACTGGGCTGAGATAAGAGCAGTTTAGCAGCAGATATGGCCCCCCTGGAACAAGCTGCCTCCCCCTGTCCTCtccgccgccgccccccgcccccccccgccccccccccccccccgtcccaccGGAATTACCCAAAGCATCTTCGGTATAGGGTTTTGCTCCAAAGTAGAATGGTCCTACGTTCTGGCTCTCCTGCCAGCAAGAAACAGGGTCAGACCCAAGGACCTGCCCAGGGTTAGTCTTAGAACCTCACAGCCCAGGCGGTGAGGATGGGACGAGGCAACTGCCCGAGTCCCCTGACCCAGGCAGAGTTCAGACAGTCTCAGGACAGAGTCCCGACTCCTTGGAGGGCACGAAAGGGCtgagggtggaggaggtgggCCAATCCCACAGAAACTTGAGAACCTGCACTGGGGCCCAGCCAGGATTACCGCCAGCCCATTCACTTACCACGCCTGGCATCTGTTCTCTCGCTGTgacgaggggaggggaggaagggatggggagaggcaggaggaagacACGGTTCAGCCTGCGCCGCCCTCCACGTGTGCCGAGGCCACCCACTTCCCAACCTCAGGGAGACTCACGCCTGTGTCTCGATGGGTCCACCTTATCGTGGGTCCCGGCAAACATCTGCCAGAGTTGCTGGGTCAGAACATCCTGCCaaaactggggctcagagtccCCAGACGGCCGTGTGTCCAGCTGGTGAGCTGGGGAGTCGTCCACTCCAGAGGGCTGCTGGTGCCAGTCAGATGACCTTGTGGCCATGACGTCTTTGAAGTCTGGCCCCTGAAGACCGGAGGGCTGTGGGGGCTTGACCCTTGGGTGCTGGGAAACCTTGGTACAGGCGGGTCCCCAGGCGTCCTGGTCAGCCTGTTCACCAAAGGAGACCTGGCTTACCTGGTACTGCCAGCACCGGGTTGTGAGGGTCAGGAGGATGTGCCCACGCCCGTGCCCTCCCTCCTGGAGGACCCAGAAACCTACCTCCCCTGGCTGGAAGCCCAGGGATTGGCTGCATGTCTCTATGAACTGTCGGAAATGTTCTGCCTAGAGGAGGGAAACATTATTCCAGCTAAAGCTTTGTAattgggcagccctgggtgcGAACCCCCCCTTGCAAGCCAGTTTCCCTGTGTGTGAAATGGGGATACACCACCTACCTTGAACATTTTGGGGTGATTACCGATAACACAGAGCCCTCTGCACTACATAGCATAAAGCAAGTTTGTGGTACCCAGAAGCCAGCCTCGGCAGTGGCCGATAAAATCTATCCTGAGGGCAGCGCTGCTATAGGATGGTAGAAAGCGGAGTCGGATCCGGGTGCACATCCTGTTTTCTTGGGATGTTTGAAAACTAAAACCTGAGCCATCTATTCtgtctcagtagttgagtgtcggcctatgaaaccaggaggtcacagttcgattcccagtcagggcacattcctgggttgcgggctccatccccagtgtgggatgtgcaggaggcaatcaatgattccttctcatcactgcatcactgatgtgtctatctctctctccctctaccttcctctctaaaatcatatatatatatatatatatatatatatatatattttaaataatcctagctagtttggctcagtggatagagcgtcagcctatggactgaagggtcccaggttcgattccggtcaagggcagctcctccccggcccaggccctggttagggtgtgtgcaggaggcaaccaactgatgtgtttctctcacatcgatgtttctctgtctttccctctctcttccattctctctaaaaatcaatgggaaaatatccttgggtgaggattaacaacaacaacaacaacaacaaaaattaaaataaataaacaaacaaataagtaaacaaacaggctttattaaaaaaaaaaaaaaagagttctgaggagcctggcaggtgtggctcagtggttgagcatcaacctatgaaccaggagatcacagttcgattcccagcatggttgtgggctcgatccccagtgtggggtgtgcaggaggcagccaattaatgattctctctcatcattgatgtttcttttctctctccctcttccttcctctctaaaatatatttttttaaaaggttctaTGGACATGGAAGGGACAGAGTGATCTatctttaagtttcttttttctaCCTAGCCACCAGCCTACCTGTcagtacttttttgttgttgttaatcttcactggaagatatttttccatcaatttttagagagagtggaagggagggggagagatagagaaagagaaacatcgatgtgagagaaacacatcaattggttgcctcccgcatgtgcccggACCTGCAAGCACAggacttgcccttgaccggaatcaaacccgggacctttagTGTTCGgaccaacactccatccactgagccaaaccagctagggctcttctttTAGCATATGCTCCTCCCTACCACATACCCTATCCCCTTTCTCCATGGCACTGATCTGACACAGGTACTGGGTTTGTTTTTAACCTCTCTGTCCATAGGACTGTGCAGCCCTGCACGGAAGCTACCAGCCACGGATGGCTATTTAAACAGAGCTAGGTATAATTGAAAATGACATTCCTGCCGTTCCAACAGGCACATTTCCAGTGCTCAGCAGCCACGTGGGGCCAGTGGCTTGCGAACCAGATGGCACAAGTGCCTAGAACCAAGGACAGTGGTTCCTAGAATGTGCCTCCAGCTGAGGACAAGAGCAAACAAGGCTGGAACCTCCCAGCCAGTGCATGTGGAGATGTGCGCATGTGCAGCTATATTTAATCCCGTACCAGATGAAACATAGTGCCAGCAAATGGTTCTAGAGCGGCCTGTCTAATGGGGTAGCTGCCAGCTTTacgtggctactgagcacttgaaatgtgactggtGCCACCTGTTTAAGTCAAATAGCCACACGTGCCCATGGCTTCCATTTAGGATAGCACCGTTGTCTGCTGGCCTACGGCTCCCACTCCCCTCCAGCAGC
The sequence above is a segment of the Myotis daubentonii chromosome 5, mMyoDau2.1, whole genome shotgun sequence genome. Coding sequences within it:
- the TLE6 gene encoding transducin-like enhancer protein 6; translation: MATRSSDWHQQPSGVDDSPAHQLDTRPSGDSEPQFWQDVLTQQLWQMFAGTHDKVDPSRHRRFPEGSIGPGMAQGVMLSRVAQGLAGRPVTPRSPLLRCWDPEDFEVTWKRPDALPWQPKKLAIPHRMRLMRTLKHGESVLATAVSSFTRHVFTCSRSGIKVWSLAGQVVEDIFPVSHLRVQTPGAYLRTCLLFSNSTTLLTGGHNLASVSVWDLMASSLHIRDELPAADLTCQALAANLEDSLAIASFTEGTIRIWDLRNHSVVRDLPGPTNGAKSIVVKDNNIWTGGLDACLRCWDLRTKEPREYQFESQIISLSPSPREDWVLVGTANGQQWLQSTLGGQKHMVGCKNSTILGLKFSPLGQWWVSVGMDNLVSIYSMPRGTLQFQVPERTSVMCCDVSSNNRLIATGSRDHASVYQIMY